The nucleotide window ATCTGTTgcggaaaaagaaaaaaattaagtatttggtACAAAATTTGCATATATGAATACAGGAAGAGCGCATTTTCTGACACAAAAAGGGCAACTCAGCATGCACGGAACGCAGGTGGTTGATCATCTGTTCTTGTTAAATTAAGAGCAGAAACACCCACCACCATTTGACTGTGATACTCTGCTCCAGTCAATACATGTAATGCTGCGCAGGAGGAACAAAATGATGATGAGCACGTTACACAATGAAAAGTAGGTCTTCTAACGCTGCTGTACCTCCAgatgttttcctgtgttttacCGACAATCTTTCAGGGACAGGCTCGTAAACCTCCTGGCAGGAGCTCGGTGCTTTGCGGGACAGCTGGCCCAGCCTCCCTCGGTACTGATGCGGTACCGGGGCTGACGGACGGGCTGTGCCCGGTGGCTGCGGCAGCAGCAAGGGCTTCCCACAGCAAAGCCTGCGCCTGTCTCCCTTGGCTGGCTTTGGCcgctgtgctctgcagctttaGTGGCCAACCTGTGCCcctgggagggggagcagggctgccctCGCCCCTCGGCTCTCCTCTGGGTGCCCAGGGTGATGGCAGCTCGGCGTGGATCGACAAGAGTTACGGCGAATGATGCTGGTTCCCATTAAGCGAGCGCTGGGGGGAGGGGACAGTGTTTTCCAGTACCGTTTGGTAGCTGATTATCttattgctttataaataaatcaCGTTGGGAGGAATTGCATGGTGTTTGTTTACTGCATCTCTAGGACGTGGTGATGATGTTTGCATTTGATACGCTGTGTCTTACAAACCCAAAAGACTGGAGTCCTTTGAAGATTATGTAAAAATAAAGGAGCAGATAccctttaaaaagaataataatgggACCAGGCATTCAAGAATATCCCTTATTACTGCacagagagacacagaaaaaggaaagccaaATCAATGAAAACCACAAAGGAATGGTAaagtaaggaaattattttctctctttctacaGAAACCTCTAAATACTGTAGATTAGTTAATAAGTGCATGGCTGTCCTGTTCAGATTGTCATCATCCTCTCCTCTGATCCACAGCAACAGAAACGATTGTGCAGTATGATCATGCAGGTCGTAAAGTGACAGAGTTGACTGCATCAATGCTGGAGCCACAAGACTTACTTTCATTCTTTTACAAGCTCTTGAACTGGTGAaatcatgttttttaaaacaaaatctgacTATACTGACAGAAAAACTGTGAACAAGATGTACAGCCTGACAAATTAACTGAACTGCAGTCAAACTAGATGAGACGGGGAGGGCACGGTTTGCTTATTCCTGttctaaaatgacattttaaagctttccttttaaaaattaataatatttcttgtttgttgAACAAACACTGTTTTCTGATTCTTACAAAATACACTGATTTAATGGTTCTGTGTGCTTATACAGAAATGTATCTGACTTAATTGaggaaatatgtattttagtTTTAACCTGTCCAGATCAGTAATGCCATTCCTTTTGCTTGCATATGAGTTTTTCTCTTGCTAATATTTCCACAATTCATCATAACATGAAATGGTGAATTTTGTTTATGCCTTTGTTGTGAAGTAGTTTATATTAATATCAGAATAGACTGTGTGCTCCCTGCTTACTTCCACTGCCAACTTCATAGGAATAATCCTTTAAATTTTGTTAAGAGTATGCAAATGAGAAAGGCAAGCAAGATTTGGCTTGCAGTGGCCTTCATATtgtactttaaaattaattttgttaaattGCAGTAGGACCATGTACCAGGTACTATGGAAATCAGTAGTTAAACATGTAGTCTTTAATATTTACTATTTGTTATCCCCAAAGTAACTTTGGGATCCTCTGATAGAGGATTCTATATAAGGGCTAATTTCTATTATTATATCATCTGGTTGAATTATTCACTTTTGCATTAGTAGTATTAAAAATATAGTAGTGCATTAGtagtataaaaaataaaaagtgaccaTAGCACAGTTCTGATGAACTGTAAGTCTAAGAATAGTTGCAATCAACTCTCTccctttttaaaactgaattgcACTCTAAACTTTTATTGTATGTCTGTTCTGATGATTGTATATGTTGCTATTTATATGTGATATTCTGTTTAATCCTTCCTAGCTACAGTAATGGAAAAAGCCATCCAAGCACCAAAGGACTAAATAAACCAGTTTCTCATGTGAAATCTTCTCCTGGAAGATTAGGCAAAAATGTATCAAGTGCCACTGAAAAGGTatataattccattttttttgtttacagaaaaagGGTACTTTGTTTATGTCAGCTGCTTAATAACATCACATACTTTTAATAAATCTTTCCAGATTTCCCATGACACTCAACATGGTAACCAACCAAGtatttttaagaagggaagaaaCCAGCTGGATGACAATTCTCAGTCAAAAAGGTAGTTTTATGTTAAGATGGTGTGTTTAGTTTGTAGTCATTTCAAACTGGTATATAAAATGCTTCTGATGAAGTCAtggcttctgttttgcttttgacttCACTGGCCCCAGAATTCAGCATTTATGAGTACAACAAATTTATCAGTATGGAAACTTACTATCCTGTCTTAGTGAGTTCTCAggcaaaatcagaataaaataaaacaaaaaaacagtacTAGGCGGTGTTATCTCTGCCAGCAAATATTAATTTTACCTCATTACTAAATTTCCATGCCAATTTTAGCTTCATTCATGTAGATCCATGTCCCTGAAGGGGGTAGGAAGACCTTTGTAAACTGATGTTCCAAAGACATTAATCATTCTAACAGGATGtgatctttctttttatttaggaTCACGAGTGTTTGCACATCACTGCACAGAGTACAAGAACCAAAGAGGAGTCTCCCAGAAAGAAGGCAAAATGAATCTTTTCTGCACAGGATCCCTCCTAGCATAAAGGGCAGCACACAAGGTAGCTTCTGTAGGGTTAAAGATGTCCCAATGCAacatttttattgcagtaaaaAAGAACAGTTGGAAAAGAATCACGAAGAACATGTTGCTCAAGCTGGTCCATGCTCTTCTAAATGGCAAGAAGCATCTGTAGATGAAATGTTTCTTGATTTTGAATCAGTACAAATTATTAAAGAAGATGCTGAAGATGATAGTGCCAGTGATCTGTCTGATTCAGAAAGGATTCCCATTCCCCCGTCACCCTGCACACCACCAGAACTCATTCTcagagctgaagaaattgatCCAGTTTGTTTGGAACGTGATTCTGATATGGGTTTTAAAGAATCAGAATATTACTACCCAGacttcctcccaccccctttCAACTCATGGAACTTGAAGCAATTAGCCATCTTTGTTAATGTAGAGGGTAAAACTGAATTTCGACCAAAGCCAACAGGACTTCTTGAGAAATACATTGATCGCCTTCTGCAGCTGGAATGGCTGCAAATGCAGACTGTACAGAACGAGAAAGGAAAGGCAGCCAAAGCCAGGCCACAGACTGCTCCCGGCTCCATCCGTACCCTAAAAAGTCCTGGCAAAGGCAAAGCATTGCTCAGCTCTTTGCCTAACAAGCAAGTGGTTCCCCAAGAAAGTGTTACAAAGCTGCCCAGAAGCTATGCAGGTCACAGGGGAGATTCATACTGTGAAGAAAGTCGCCAGTTATATTCTCATCCGGGTCACCTGAAATTTTCTGAGAGAGTGGGATGTGCAGTGTCTTCTCAGAGACAATCTGGTGAAGTAAGGAGTGAACAGATAAAAAAACCAGCTGCAAAGCAACAGCTTCTCAATATGCAGCCCCCTGAGAACAGTACTAAAATTCAAAGTGTTGGTAATATCAGGCCCCCTAAGCAAACCCCAGTATTTCATGGTTCAGCTGCTCCCATCAAAGGCTTAAAAACATACGCATGTACAAATccaaagaaaaatggcaatgccaATAATTATGTTCCTTCTAAAAAACCAACAGgggacaggaaaataaaaacaaatggcaCGAAACAAACATCAGGcaaatttaaatgaagaaaaattcatTAGTAAATTTTGATGGTTCTTGACTGCTTGAAAGCATTTGGCTGATGCAGAAGGGTCATGTTTTCTTCATAGGAAGATCCTGAGAAAATATGTTCTTGAAGCATGGTTCTAAGTCAGCACTGTTCATTTCAATACATTCGATCTTAAGCCAGCAAGGCCAGCAGGAAATCTTTTCCCTGAAGGCAAGTGTCTTCCATTGGtctttcttcaaaaatatttacaattgCTCAATCAAGATAACAATAGCAGAGTATGAAAGTTGAGAGAAATGTGTAATTACAATGTGTCCTCCTATTTGCACCAGTTGAAGTCCATTGAAGTCTGTGGTGTTTCTAACGCTTGGTGTATTTGAGAGAAAAGGATCCATGCTCTTTTTCTTGAACAGTTGTGCTATTTTGTGACACAGGTTTGATGGTGgtgttttctgatggaaaaggGCTGAAGTGTTTTTGTAAACTAATGGAGTGTGTTTATCTATGCAAAGTCAAACTAATTCTTCACAGAAGATGATGAAATTTTTTGAtgaattagattatttttttttaataagaagaaGAATGcagataatgttttgaaatattttcatgcagaaaggattctttttaagacaaaaaatgaTTAGGGAGCAGACAGCTTCCATAGAGACAGATTAGGAAAATGGAATGCATATTTTTATACCCAGAAATCTTCACTGTGTTTACAGACAACTTCCCTTGAAGTTAATTTTCTAAGCCTTGatgctttttgtcattttgagGAAATGACCAAATTTCAAATTGCACATGGATATATATGACTAATGCAAAATGAAGGTATTGCCAGAGACTCTTGGGCCTAATTTGCAGAACTGGTAGCTTCTCAAAACCTAAAAAATAGACTCTTGGAGGATGAATTTAAAGGCTATTGTAAGTTCAAGTAAAGATATATTTTGGTACAAAAGATACTTGTTTTCAGTCACCCAAGATGACTATTATTTATCCCATGGTCCAGTCTACTTCAGTTAGCTTGGGTTCTTGTTTCAAGGTTTAGTGAAGTGACATGGGAAAATACCCTACAGAAAGAAATTGTACAACCAGGATCGGGTCCTGTCCTCGGACTCTCTGTTTTCTCTCGTGTCTGTGAGATACAAGAGAATATGAAGGATAGTTCAGTGAGTATTCAAGTGTCAGTCCATCTGTTACAATTTCAAATCAATCACAGCAGCTGGGGACACGATCATGTTAAAGATGAAATTCTAGAGGGTGTTTTAtaccttcattttaaaattaaatactgagCAGCATTAACTTCATCCTTGGCCACCAGTCACAGGGAACTGTTTATGAGAAGTGAGCTGAGGTCTGATGGACCAGATTTTACAAGTAGATCCTTCACATTGTgatagaaaatgaaaaagtagCAAATACTAAGAAGTACATTATGTATATAGTTAAATTGCACTTCTCTTGTTGATCTCATCTTGGTTTTAAGATGCTTAGCTGTTTCTATTCTTTCATTGTGCCTACCAGATCTTCAGCTTTGTAAAATTTCAAAGCATGGATTTATATGTAGTTTAAAACgtaagaatattaataaatgtGGTAATAAACTagagtattttacagtacataaaAACGTTGCTCAGGAATagtctaagaaatatttttagtgggTTTTTCGTAGTCTACTGGAGACCAAATGTGAAATTTTAAATTGATAAAGGAAGCGAATGTAATATACAGTATTATATTTCCAAATTCAGTATTTGTGAAGTTACAGTTAAAATGAATTGTAGTTGCATGTACATTCAGCTCTATGCAATGAAAGTGAAACTTAATCTGACATGctcaaaaatcaaataaattggCTGTGTCAGAGGTGTGGTGAAACTTAGAAGATGGCATTCAACACCAGCAACTGCAGAGGACCAGCATATTCTATTGTTGCTATTTCatccttttgttttgttccagattcatgtatttcagcttttttttagaTGAAAGGTTCTTGCATCCAGTGCTAGAATTTCAAGCTCTGGCTGCATTCTGCAAGCCTTCATTAGTCAAGTTTTTTTCCTGACTCACATTAACAGTAGTGAAAGTCAGTAGGACTGCTCTTGCCAATAGGCACTACTATAGTGCACAATTTTAGTACACTGTTTTAGTGCAGTATTACAAGCACCAGAAGCAAGGTGAGCAGGATCAAGTCAATAGTCAGAATAgcagtttttttaaacaaattctgttAGGTGCAGTAGTTAATTTAGCATGTTATTGTAGCACTGAATGTTAGTGTCTGCtaaattttcctctgaaatgttaCTCTGTATCGATGCTTTCCTAGGTTATAAGGAGGGCACGTGCATACAGGTACATTTTGCATGATCACTtcttaaagaataaataaatagtgtTTCAGTTAGCTTTGACCAGAGCAACGGTGATTGGCACTGAGAAGTTTTTTCTCGCAGACCTaggaaagttttgttttaatgtaGTCCTTGTGATCTGATGGACATCAATCTGTTGTTGGAGACTAAATGGTTACGCAGGTGGAGATGGTGATGCCACTTAAAATAAGACTGAGTACTTGTTCATCATTAAGCTCTGGCTGCAATCTGGCCAAGTAAGTTTGTCTCACATGATAATCACAGAAGTCTAATTTTTGTTCATTGATTTCACACTTCTTACACAGTTGTCTTTGTTCACATACAGAATAGAAATTCTGTGTTTGCCTCAACAAACAGCTTTTAGGGTGGCAGACCTCCAAGGGGTTGGGTTTTATTCTGCAGCacttttgcttccattttaaCTTGACTGTGTTCTGGGCCTATagataaaaaaaagctgcttttatgaAGAGGACTATGGTTTCCGTTTCCTTCATTTTGTGTTGATGGATATTGTCTTTAGAAGCACTTCTGAATACAGCAGAAAAGTTTATTCCATCAAATACATTCAGTTTGGAATTAAAATACTTCCACAGCACAGTGTTTGTGtagctatttatattttttcGCTATGTTTAGCGATATGGTCATATGCCTGCCTAAGCCTAGCATTGATGACGGTTCTTGAAGAACAAGTTTACTGTGATGTGAGATATTTAAACAgcgatttatttatttttttctaaataatttaaagGTTTAATGTTCTGCAGTACTACCTGCAGAACAAATATGCTCAggttgcattttaaataaatagccAGATTCTACTTCAGTTATGCTAGTATAAAGTTTGAACTCTgttgttttcagtgaaattacCCTGTTACAAAGAtgtgaagaaacagaattttactCTAATATGTATAAGCTGTTTTCCTCAGTAAtgctaaactgtatttttaatgcataacatgaagaattttaaaacaatattgttgttttcttgatgtgtttctttttttctccattacttGCACCTCTGCAGTGAAATACTGTGGTCAGTTAAAGTTTTACCTCCCGCACACCCCCTCACATCTTGTGGTAGCTTTCACTTACATACAGCAGTTCTGAAGTTTCTGCACGATGCCTCCAGATCCTTATTCTGTTAGCACAGCTTCTGCATTTACTCAGAATTTATGCTCCAAAGAAGGGTTATCATTGTGTGAGCAATGCACGCCATTCTGGGAAGAGGGGCTTCACATCTTCCTCAAGGGGAAGAGCCTCGCAAGGAAGATTCGATCCCTACTGCTGGTTCAGTATCCTAAATCATGGGGTCTCTCCTTG belongs to Accipiter gentilis chromosome 14, bAccGen1.1, whole genome shotgun sequence and includes:
- the FAM217B gene encoding protein FAM217B isoform X2 codes for the protein MKTTKECYSNGKSHPSTKGLNKPVSHVKSSPGRLGKNVSSATEKISHDTQHGNQPSIFKKGRNQLDDNSQSKRITSVCTSLHRVQEPKRSLPERRQNESFLHRIPPSIKGSTQGSFCRVKDVPMQHFYCSKKEQLEKNHEEHVAQAGPCSSKWQEASVDEMFLDFESVQIIKEDAEDDSASDLSDSERIPIPPSPCTPPELILRAEEIDPVCLERDSDMGFKESEYYYPDFLPPPFNSWNLKQLAIFVNVEGKTEFRPKPTGLLEKYIDRLLQLEWLQMQTVQNEKGKAAKARPQTAPGSIRTLKSPGKGKALLSSLPNKQVVPQESVTKLPRSYAGHRGDSYCEESRQLYSHPGHLKFSERVGCAVSSQRQSGEVRSEQIKKPAAKQQLLNMQPPENSTKIQSVGNIRPPKQTPVFHGSAAPIKGLKTYACTNPKKNGNANNYVPSKKPTGDRKIKTNGTKQTSGKFK
- the FAM217B gene encoding protein FAM217B isoform X1 → MGPGIQEYPLLLHRETQKKESQINENHKGMVNYSNGKSHPSTKGLNKPVSHVKSSPGRLGKNVSSATEKISHDTQHGNQPSIFKKGRNQLDDNSQSKRITSVCTSLHRVQEPKRSLPERRQNESFLHRIPPSIKGSTQGSFCRVKDVPMQHFYCSKKEQLEKNHEEHVAQAGPCSSKWQEASVDEMFLDFESVQIIKEDAEDDSASDLSDSERIPIPPSPCTPPELILRAEEIDPVCLERDSDMGFKESEYYYPDFLPPPFNSWNLKQLAIFVNVEGKTEFRPKPTGLLEKYIDRLLQLEWLQMQTVQNEKGKAAKARPQTAPGSIRTLKSPGKGKALLSSLPNKQVVPQESVTKLPRSYAGHRGDSYCEESRQLYSHPGHLKFSERVGCAVSSQRQSGEVRSEQIKKPAAKQQLLNMQPPENSTKIQSVGNIRPPKQTPVFHGSAAPIKGLKTYACTNPKKNGNANNYVPSKKPTGDRKIKTNGTKQTSGKFK